The Shewanella sp. KX20019 genome window below encodes:
- the lysC gene encoding lysine-sensitive aspartokinase 3 produces MSVIHGLTVAKFGGTSVADYDAMHRCADIIINNSATKVVVVSASSGVTNKLVALTQATTTGEQSKQLIKQIASIQYQILDRLGNPTDVAAKIDAVLSHIAVLAERLVLTRSKAVMDELLSQGEMCSSLFFAAVLREKGASASAFDVRQVLRTDGHHGRAEPQIESIAQLAEEHLAPLLSSQVIVTQGFIGADEEGATTTLGRGGSDYSAALLAEALRATAVEIWTDVAGIYTTDPRLAPNAKPIAEISFNEAAEMATFGAKVLHPATILPAVRQKIQVFVGSSWAPEQGGTWIRHQVSDEPVYRAVAVRRDQTLLNLHSLQMLHAQGFLAETFATLARHKISVDLITTSEVNVALTLDKTGSDSSGHGLLSEPLLQELSLHCRVRVEDGLALVAIIGNKIASTAGVCRRVFEVLEPHNVRMICQGASPHNLCVLVEEAEAADVIRALHENLFES; encoded by the coding sequence ATGTCTGTAATCCACGGTTTAACTGTTGCTAAGTTTGGTGGCACCTCTGTTGCCGATTACGACGCTATGCATCGCTGTGCCGATATCATCATCAATAACTCAGCAACTAAAGTTGTGGTAGTTAGTGCGTCTAGTGGCGTAACGAATAAGCTTGTGGCGTTAACTCAAGCGACAACAACGGGCGAGCAAAGTAAACAGCTGATTAAGCAGATCGCTTCAATTCAATATCAGATCCTCGACAGGTTAGGCAATCCAACGGATGTAGCCGCAAAAATTGACGCGGTACTCAGCCATATCGCCGTTTTAGCTGAGCGATTAGTGTTAACACGTAGCAAGGCGGTTATGGATGAACTGTTATCTCAGGGAGAGATGTGTTCATCGCTGTTTTTTGCTGCGGTACTTCGAGAAAAAGGTGCATCAGCCTCGGCATTTGACGTTCGCCAGGTGTTGCGTACCGATGGTCATCATGGTCGTGCAGAGCCACAAATTGAGTCCATTGCTCAACTTGCTGAAGAACATTTAGCGCCATTGTTGAGTTCTCAAGTAATAGTTACCCAAGGTTTTATAGGGGCTGATGAAGAGGGAGCAACCACGACTTTGGGGCGTGGCGGCAGTGATTATTCAGCAGCACTATTAGCAGAAGCGCTGCGGGCAACCGCGGTTGAGATCTGGACTGATGTTGCAGGGATCTACACCACTGATCCAAGACTTGCACCCAATGCTAAGCCTATTGCTGAAATCAGCTTTAATGAAGCGGCTGAGATGGCCACTTTTGGCGCCAAGGTTCTGCATCCTGCTACTATTTTGCCCGCGGTACGGCAAAAAATTCAAGTCTTTGTGGGATCTAGCTGGGCGCCCGAGCAGGGAGGGACGTGGATCCGTCATCAAGTGTCCGATGAGCCAGTATATCGAGCAGTAGCTGTAAGAAGAGATCAAACATTATTGAACCTGCACAGCTTGCAAATGTTGCATGCGCAAGGGTTTCTAGCCGAGACGTTTGCAACACTAGCACGGCATAAAATCAGTGTTGATTTAATCACTACCTCAGAGGTTAATGTGGCATTAACACTAGATAAAACCGGATCAGATTCAAGTGGTCATGGTTTATTGAGTGAGCCATTGTTGCAAGAGTTGTCGCTGCATTGCCGGGTTCGTGTTGAAGATGGTTTAGCACTGGTAGCGATTATTGGTAATAAAATTGCTTCAACGGCGGGTGTATGTCGCCGAGTGTTTGAGGTTCTTGAGCCGCATAACGTGCGCATGATCTGCCAAGGGGCTAGCCCTCATAATCTGTGCGTACTGGTAGAGGAAGCTGAGGCAGCTGATGTCATTCGCGCCTTGCATGAAAACTTATTTGAATCTTAA
- a CDS encoding succinylglutamate desuccinylase/aspartoacylase family protein translates to MKFTQSSLNVGELATGQELSIPVYHLAAKDPSAPKVFVQANVHGAEVQGNAVIFQLLKQLENMDVQGEVTLLPLANPLGINQKSGEFTLGRFDPITGVNWNREYLEHSFDIPTWYQQHCDLDNGQLAEAFRAHLLASCEAHLANPWGVTTGKRLAISLQMLAHQADIVIDLHTGPKSCKHLYCPEYERSSARFFSIPYSLIIPNSFGGAMDEAAFCPWWELVEYAASQDRDMPVPVSAFTLELASQERIDMEDALEDAMGILAYFSHRGVIMDRVVPADMDRFGCLLEDYKKYYAPKGGLVEYLAQPGVPLKAGAPLANILRLDCYGTKEELTSLQLEQDCVPILHFASASVYQGTELYKLMTNLFEL, encoded by the coding sequence ATGAAATTTACCCAATCTAGCCTCAATGTTGGCGAGCTTGCGACGGGGCAAGAGCTGAGTATTCCGGTGTACCATTTAGCAGCAAAAGATCCATCTGCGCCCAAAGTGTTCGTGCAAGCCAACGTTCACGGAGCTGAAGTGCAGGGCAATGCGGTTATTTTTCAGTTGTTGAAGCAGTTGGAAAATATGGATGTGCAAGGTGAAGTGACCTTACTACCGCTTGCCAACCCTTTGGGGATAAATCAAAAGAGTGGTGAGTTTACACTCGGGCGTTTTGATCCCATTACTGGGGTGAACTGGAATCGAGAGTATCTAGAACACTCCTTTGATATTCCAACATGGTATCAGCAACATTGCGATCTAGATAACGGGCAGCTGGCAGAGGCATTTAGGGCTCATCTGCTTGCCTCTTGTGAGGCTCATTTAGCCAACCCTTGGGGCGTTACCACGGGGAAGCGATTAGCGATAAGCTTACAAATGCTGGCCCATCAGGCTGATATTGTCATTGACCTACATACAGGCCCTAAGTCTTGTAAGCATCTCTATTGTCCGGAGTACGAACGCAGCTCGGCACGATTCTTTTCTATCCCCTATAGCCTTATCATCCCTAACAGTTTTGGCGGCGCGATGGATGAAGCCGCATTTTGTCCCTGGTGGGAGTTAGTGGAGTATGCCGCTAGTCAAGACCGAGATATGCCTGTGCCGGTATCCGCTTTTACGCTGGAACTCGCAAGCCAAGAGCGTATTGATATGGAAGATGCCTTAGAGGATGCGATGGGCATTTTGGCATATTTTAGTCATCGTGGCGTGATCATGGATAGAGTGGTTCCAGCTGATATGGATCGCTTTGGTTGTTTACTCGAAGACTATAAAAAATATTACGCCCCTAAAGGCGGCCTAGTTGAGTACCTAGCTCAACCAGGAGTGCCGTTAAAAGCTGGCGCTCCGCTGGCCAATATTCTCAGGCTTGACTGCTATGGGACCAAAGAGGAACTAACCTCTTTGCAGCTTGAGCAAGACTGTGTGCCTATTCTTCATTTTGCCTCAGCTTCAGTCTATCAAGGGACGGAGCTTTATAAGTTGATGACCAATCTGTTTGAGCTTTAA